The Metallibacterium scheffleri region TGGCCGATTTTCGGTGCGCAACAAGTGCCCGAGACCAGCACACGGCTCACGCCCAGCGGCGTGTTCGCGGTGATCGCGCGCGAGGCCGATACCTTCGATGCGGAACTGTGCGCGCTGCTGGACGAGATCGCCACCGCCGCCGGTCTGGCGCTGCGCCAGCACGCGCAGCGCGCGGCGCTGGCGCACGAGCGTGAGCGGCAGACGCACCTCGCCCTGCACGACGCGCTGACCGGACTTCCCAACCGGCGCGCACTGGAACACCAACTCGATGGCGCGCTGGCGCGCGCGCGGCGCCACCACATGCTGGTTGGCGTGGGCATGCTCGATCTCGATGACTTCAAACCGGTCAACGATCGCCTCGGCCACGCCATGGGCGATCGCCTGCTGCTGGCCGTGGCCGCACAGCTGCGCAGCGCGCTGCGCGCCGAGGATTACGTGGCGCGTCTTGGCGGCGACGAGTTCGTGCTGGTATTCGAGGATCTGGCACGCATCGAGGATCTCGAGCCCCTGCTCGAGCGTGTGCGCATCGCGCTCGAGCGCCCCTGCCGCATCGACGCCGAGGACATTCGGCTGCACGCCAGTCTGGGCATGGCGCTGTTTCCGCTGCACGCCGATGACAGTGGTGAGCAACTGCTGCGGCGCGCCGACCAGGCCATGTACCAGGTCAAGACGCACAAGCATGAGGCACACCGCTGGTGGGCGCTGCCACCCGCTGGCGCGAACGCTGAAAGCACGCCCAGCGAGCACGACACGACCGATCTGCAGCCGTATGGCGACTACGCGGCGCGCCTGCTGCAGACGATCTCCGCGGCGGCGCAGGACACCCTGGAAAGCGTGGTCGAGCCGTTCTACCTCGAGCTGGGGCAGATGGCGGAACCGGCACGCCTGCTGCAGATCCTGCCCGCGCATGAACTCGCCGCACTGCACGACAAGCAGCGCGAGCATTTGCGCCTGTTGTTGCGCCCGGACCTCGATGAGTCGACGCACCGCAGGGTGGCCGAGCACGCCGGGCGCGCGCACGCCGGTTGCGGCATCGAAGCGGTGTGGCTTTCGGACAGCGCCGAACGGCTGCGTGAAGCGCTCGACACGGCGCTCGGCCGCTATGTGCGTCGCGACCGCCGCGCCTTGCTGGTGTTGCACCGGCGCCTGGCGCAGGATCGCCAATGGCAGCTCGAGGGCATGCGCGCCACGCAGCGCGAGCGTGATGCCTTGATCGCGCGGATCAGCGCGCTGGCTTGGTCGGCCGATAGCTACGCGGCGCTGATGCAGGGCGTGGTGGATGCGCTGGCGCGTCACGATGAAATCATCTCCTGCAGCGTCGGGCGTCCCGACGCCAATGGCGCTTTCGCCTACGAGGCGGTCGGTGGCAGCGCCTTCGCCGACTACCTGCGCGCGCTCGCGCGCGGCGCGGTGACGGCCATCTCCGCCGATGCCGGCAGCGAGTTGGGACGCGGGCCCAGCGGCCGCGCTTGGCGTGGCGGCGGCATCGAGCGCTGCCTGCACTTCGCCACCGACCCGGCGATGGCGCCGTGGCGCGAGTTCGCGCTGCAGCTCGGCGTGCGCTCCAGCGTGGCGCTGCCACTGGGACCGAAGCCGGGCGCGTCGCTGGCGTTGCTGGTGCTGTATAGCCGCTATCCGGGCGGGTTTTCCAGCGACGCGCAGCAAGCTTTCATCGCGCAGCTCAAGACCTTGCTCGATCTGGCCCTGGCGCGGTTGGCGCCGGATCGGCCCGGCACCGAGGTGCTGCCATTTACCCTGCGCGAGCGCTGGCGTGAGCGCCTGGCCGGCGCTGGCATCGAAATGCACTACCAACCGATCTTCGCGCTGGCGCAGGGTCGCGTGGTCGAGCTGGAGGCACTGGCGCGCCTGCGTGATGTCGATGGCAGCCTGCTGGCGCCCGGGCGCTTTCTGCCGGCGCTGAACCCGGACGATCTGCTGCACCTGTTTCGCGAAGGCCTGCGCCAGGCGCTGGCGCAGCGCGCGCTCATGGCCGCGGCCGGCCACACGCTGGATATCACCGTCAACCTGCCGCCGGCGGCGCTGCATGATCCGCGTTACGTCGCCGCCACCGCCACCGCGCTGAGCCGCGGCGAGTGTCCGCCGCGTGCGCTGCTGCTGGAGATTCTGGAGAACGCCAGCGAGGCCGAGCACGCGCTGGGCAGCGGCGTGGCGGGCGTGCTCGCGCTCAAGGCACTGGGCGTGCGCGTGGCCGAGGACGATCTCGGTGCCGGCCACAGCTCGCTGGCGCGGCTGCGGCAATGGCCGTTCGATCGCGTCAAGATCGACCAGACCCTGGTGCGCGGCGTGGCTTCCGATCCGCTGCGCACGCTGCGCTTCATCCGCCAGCTCACCCTGCTGGGGCAGGCATTGGGCATCGAGGTGGTGGTCGAGGGGCTGGAAACCGCCGGCCTGGTGGAGGCCGCGCTGCTGCTGGGCGCGGATTTCGGCCAGGGTTACGCACTGGCGCGACCGTGTGCACCGGCGGCACTGCCGGAACTGCTGGCGCGGTTCCACTGGCCTTTCGATGCGCACACGCCGCGTACGGCACTGGGCGCGCTGGCGGCTGTGTTGCTGTGGGAAGAGCGCTTCGAGCAATCCGCGGAAGACCAGGTTGGCTGGCGGCGCATCGCCGAGCAGCCAGGTCTTGTCCACGCGCATCTGGCGCAGCAGCACGGCGCGGCGCATGCCGCGCTGATCGACGCGCACGACGCCATGCACAGCGCCGCATACCAAGGGCCGCGCAGCGCGGATTATCGCGCGTCGCGTGCGCACTTCATCGACGTGCTGGTTGCGCAGGTGTGCGCCGAGGAAAACGCGCGCGGTCGCAGCGCCTGAATCGGCCGACGCCTTGCGCAGGCTGGTGCCTCAATACGAAATTGCAATCGAATATCGAGGATGATCAGACCGTCATTCGCGCGCAAAGCCTGTCCTGCCTTCGCCCCACTTCCGTCACTCCCGCGCAGGCGGGAATCGCGTTTTGACAGCGGGTCAGCCAGCGCTGGCTGAAATCACTGGATCCCCGCCCGCGTGGGTATGACAAATCAATCCCGCCTGCGCGGCGGCAGGCTTTGTGCGTGGATGACGAGCCCCAACGACCTGGTCGTTCGTTCGAAAAGTCCTTCTTGCTGAATGCACGTGGATATCAGCCGCGCAGCAGGTCCAGCAGCGCCGCGCGCGGCAGCTTGCCCAGCGCATTGCGCGGCAGGCGCGGCACGCGCTTGAGCGGGCGTGGCAGGAAGGCGGGATCGAAGCTGGCGCGCAGTGCGGCCATGATGGCGGCAGTGCTGGTGCCGGGCGCCACCACCAGTGCGGCGAGACGGCGCACGCCGCTGCTGTCGACGTCCTCGTGCTGGATGATCGCCGCGTCCTCGACGCCGGGCACGGCCAGCAGGTGGCGCGTCAGGTCGCCCAGCGAGGCGCGCTTGCCGGCGATCTCGATCAGGTCACTCACGCGCCCGACCAGCGCGAAGCGGCCGTCGGACTGGCGCTCGACCAGATCGCCCAGTAGCACCGGTGCGAACAATTGCGGTGCCTCGATGCGTACGCCGTCGGGCGCGGATTGCATGTCAACGCCAGGGTAGGGCGTCCATAGTGGTTCGTGCGCCGGGCGTCGCGTGGCTACCACGCAAGTTTCGGTGGAGCCATACACCTCGATCAGCGGTGCGCCGGTGTGCGCCTCGGCGGTACGCGCCAGCGCGGGCTCGAGTGGCGCCGTAGCCGAGACGATGGCCTCGCAAGGCAGTTCGAGTCCGGCATCGAGCAGCGCGCGCAGGTGCAGCGGCGTGGTCACCAGCACGCGCGGTGCGGGCAGCTTGCGCAGCTCGGCGACGACATCGGCGGGCAGCAAGGGTTGCGCGTCGGCTACCGCGCCGCCGCCGAGCAGCGCCAGCAGCACGCTCATCTCGATGCCGTACATGTGTTGCGGTGGCACCGTGGCCAGGATGTTGAAATGCAGCCCCAGTTCGGCGGCCAGCCGTGTCTGGTTGGCGGCGTTGCTGGCCCACAGCGCGCGCAGCGTCTTGCGTTGCGGTTGCGGCGCGCCGCTGGAACCTGACGTGTGGCCGACCAGCGCCACGCGCGTGGCATCCAGCAGCGCCATGCTGCGCGCGGAGGTGCCGCACGCGGGCGCCGTGCTGCCCAGCGCGTCCATCTGCAAGCCGCCGAGATCATGCGCGGCGCCCGGTTCATGCAACGTCAGCGCGCCCGGCCACGCCTGCCGCACCTCGGCCAGCGCTGCGGGCGTGCGCGCGGGCAGCAGCAGCGTGGGCCGACCGACGCGCAGCGCGGCAGCGAAAGCCAGCAAAAATGAGTAGCGCCCGGCGCACAGGTTGATGATCGCGCTGGCCGGTCCGGGCAGCGCCGCGGCCACGATTTCAGCCTGCGCGGCGAATGCGCCGAGGTCGATGGCCCTGCCATCGCGCCAGATCAGCGCGCGCGTCGCCGCACCTGCCAGCCACGGCAGTTGCGCGGCGTCGCAGGCGCGGGCGGGGAATCGGATCGACATGGCGCCGTAGTCGCGCTATCGATCAGGTACGCCGGGGTTGCTGGCGCACATGTTCACGCCCCCGGGCCGGGGACTACGCGCTTGACCGGCGCGCGTTTGCCGGCGACGACTTTGCCTGCGGGTGTCTTGCGCGGCGCCGATGTGTCGGTGGTCGTCTTGCGTGCCGCGGCTTTCTTCACGCTGGCGGCGCGCTTGCGCGTTGGGGTGGCCAGGTTGGCCGGCACCGCTGACGCAGCCTTCTTGGCGGCGGTTTTTTTCGCGGGCGCGGCCTTGGCATTCTTGCGCGCGGCGCCACGCTTGGGACGGAACGGCGCCGCCGCGAGCAGGGCGGCGCACTCGTCCGCAGTAAGGCTGGCCGGCTCGCGCTCCTTGGGGATGCGCGCATTTTTCTCGCCATCGGTGATGTACGGCCCGTAGCGGCCGTTGAGCACCTGCACGCCGTTGCCGAAGTCCTGGATGATGCGATTGGCGGCGGCCTCACGCTTGGCCTGCACCAGGGCCAGCGCCTGCGCCAGGTCGATCGTGTACGGGTCGTCGTCCTTGCCCAGCGAGGCGTAGGTGTCGCCCTGCTTGACGAACGGGCCGAAACGGCCGATGCCCACGCTGACCGCTTCGCCCTGCGGCGAATCGCCCAGCGCACGCGGCAGCTTGAACAACTCCAGCGCATCGGCGAGCGCGATGGTATGCATGCTCTGCCCCGGACGCAGCGAGGCATAGCGTGGCGTATCGCCCGCTTCCTTGAGGCCGATCTGCGCGAACGCGCCATAGCGGCCCAGGCGCACGCTCACCTGCTTGCCGCTGACGGGGTCGATGCCGATCTCGCGCGCGCCGGTGGCTTCGCTGCGCTCGACGCTCCCGGTTTTTTCATCGACTTGCTGTTTGAACGGCGTCCAGAATTTCTGCAGCAGCGGCACCCAGGCTTCCTCGCCGCGGCTGACCGCATCCAGCTCGTCCTCGAGGCGCGCGGTGAAGTCGTAATCGACGTACTTGGCAAAGTGCTGGGCGAGGAATTTGCCCACCGCGCGACCGACATCGGTGGGCCGGAAGCGACGCTGGTCGAGCAGCACGTATTCGCGCGCCAGCAACACTTGGATGATGCTGGCGTAAGTCGAAGGCCGACCGATGCCGTATTCCTCGAGGGTTTTCACCAGCGAGGCTTCGGAATAGCGCGGCGGCGGCTCGGTGAAGTGCTGCTCGGCAAGGATGTCGGCCAGCGGCACCGCGTCACCGATCTTCAGCGCAGGCAGCTTGCGCTGCTCGTCGTCGTCGTCCGCTTTCTGGTCGCGGCCTTCCTCGTACACGGCCAGAAAGCCCGCATCGACCACGGTGGTGCCGCTGGCGCGAAACGCG contains the following coding sequences:
- a CDS encoding AMP-binding protein; this encodes MSIRFPARACDAAQLPWLAGAATRALIWRDGRAIDLGAFAAQAEIVAAALPGPASAIINLCAGRYSFLLAFAAALRVGRPTLLLPARTPAALAEVRQAWPGALTLHEPGAAHDLGGLQMDALGSTAPACGTSARSMALLDATRVALVGHTSGSSGAPQPQRKTLRALWASNAANQTRLAAELGLHFNILATVPPQHMYGIEMSVLLALLGGGAVADAQPLLPADVVAELRKLPAPRVLVTTPLHLRALLDAGLELPCEAIVSATAPLEPALARTAEAHTGAPLIEVYGSTETCVVATRRPAHEPLWTPYPGVDMQSAPDGVRIEAPQLFAPVLLGDLVERQSDGRFALVGRVSDLIEIAGKRASLGDLTRHLLAVPGVEDAAIIQHEDVDSSGVRRLAALVVAPGTSTAAIMAALRASFDPAFLPRPLKRVPRLPRNALGKLPRAALLDLLRG
- a CDS encoding DNA topoisomerase I, whose amino-acid sequence is MAKNLLIVESPAKAKTINKYLGKDFEVLASYGHVRDLVPKEGAVDPEHGFAMRYALIDKNEKHVEAIARAAAKAQSIYLATDLDREGEAISWHISEILRERGLLEGRNVQRVVFSEITPRAILEAVARPRALAQDLVDAQQARRALDYLVGFNLSPVLWRKVQRGLSAGRVQSPALRMIVEREEEIEAFKAREYWSLDAQLAHAGIAFTARLSKLRGKKFEQFDVTDAATAHAARASLLAAANGRLVVSEVVSKERKRRAAPPFTTSTLQQEAARKLGFATSRTMRVAQGLYEGVALGDAGSVGLISYMRTDSVSLSAEALDELREVITREFGAHALPEKPNFYQNKSKNAQEAHEAIRPTSALRTPKSVAAFLNDDQRRLYELIWKRAVASQMIPATLNTVSVDLACGADNAFRASGTTVVDAGFLAVYEEGRDQKADDDDEQRKLPALKIGDAVPLADILAEQHFTEPPPRYSEASLVKTLEEYGIGRPSTYASIIQVLLAREYVLLDQRRFRPTDVGRAVGKFLAQHFAKYVDYDFTARLEDELDAVSRGEEAWVPLLQKFWTPFKQQVDEKTGSVERSEATGAREIGIDPVSGKQVSVRLGRYGAFAQIGLKEAGDTPRYASLRPGQSMHTIALADALELFKLPRALGDSPQGEAVSVGIGRFGPFVKQGDTYASLGKDDDPYTIDLAQALALVQAKREAAANRIIQDFGNGVQVLNGRYGPYITDGEKNARIPKEREPASLTADECAALLAAAPFRPKRGAARKNAKAAPAKKTAAKKAASAVPANLATPTRKRAASVKKAAARKTTTDTSAPRKTPAGKVVAGKRAPVKRVVPGPGA
- a CDS encoding EAL domain-containing protein, producing the protein MDEVVELHRAEALRARFYRSVAETLTQLRPSPGRDRRAAMTEIAATLVRAMGLPLVWIGLLPAGASEIQVLGSAGPAKSYADHLQLDIDPVQPSAHGPMGMALRDGRPRLTQVDAPEFAPWRVAAQRHGLGASLVAVAAVADGAKLALSVYGHSRTLLGDDLLDWAQRLIEEIARFWDHQALLDREQRLRRYRTAQRAIQQALLAQPDPEAIYRTLAAVLVDVAGAAAVDVFADEGGVQLRRVALTGPMAEAIRAVPIPPRTPQGAVVPGPTRAFSEARPFVRVQSAADDSIPESWRQAPLAQMGAVGCWPIFGAQQVPETSTRLTPSGVFAVIAREADTFDAELCALLDEIATAAGLALRQHAQRAALAHERERQTHLALHDALTGLPNRRALEHQLDGALARARRHHMLVGVGMLDLDDFKPVNDRLGHAMGDRLLLAVAAQLRSALRAEDYVARLGGDEFVLVFEDLARIEDLEPLLERVRIALERPCRIDAEDIRLHASLGMALFPLHADDSGEQLLRRADQAMYQVKTHKHEAHRWWALPPAGANAESTPSEHDTTDLQPYGDYAARLLQTISAAAQDTLESVVEPFYLELGQMAEPARLLQILPAHELAALHDKQREHLRLLLRPDLDESTHRRVAEHAGRAHAGCGIEAVWLSDSAERLREALDTALGRYVRRDRRALLVLHRRLAQDRQWQLEGMRATQRERDALIARISALAWSADSYAALMQGVVDALARHDEIISCSVGRPDANGAFAYEAVGGSAFADYLRALARGAVTAISADAGSELGRGPSGRAWRGGGIERCLHFATDPAMAPWREFALQLGVRSSVALPLGPKPGASLALLVLYSRYPGGFSSDAQQAFIAQLKTLLDLALARLAPDRPGTEVLPFTLRERWRERLAGAGIEMHYQPIFALAQGRVVELEALARLRDVDGSLLAPGRFLPALNPDDLLHLFREGLRQALAQRALMAAAGHTLDITVNLPPAALHDPRYVAATATALSRGECPPRALLLEILENASEAEHALGSGVAGVLALKALGVRVAEDDLGAGHSSLARLRQWPFDRVKIDQTLVRGVASDPLRTLRFIRQLTLLGQALGIEVVVEGLETAGLVEAALLLGADFGQGYALARPCAPAALPELLARFHWPFDAHTPRTALGALAAVLLWEERFEQSAEDQVGWRRIAEQPGLVHAHLAQQHGAAHAALIDAHDAMHSAAYQGPRSADYRASRAHFIDVLVAQVCAEENARGRSA